The proteins below come from a single Acanthopagrus latus isolate v.2019 chromosome 4, fAcaLat1.1, whole genome shotgun sequence genomic window:
- the ap3s2 gene encoding AP-3 complex subunit sigma-2, which produces MIKAILIFNNHGKPRLIRFYQYFAEDMQQQIIRETFHLVSKRDDNVCNFLEGGSLIGGSDYKLIYRHYATLYFVFCVDSSESELGILDLIQVFVETLDKCFENVCELDLIFHMDKVHYILQEVVMGGMVLETNMNEITAQVDVQNRMEKSEGGLSAAPARAVSAVKNMNLPEIPRNINIGDINIKVPSLSPF; this is translated from the exons ATGATTAAAGCCATCTTGATATTTAACAACCATGGGAAGCCGCGGCTGATCAGATTCTATCAGTATTTT GCAGAGGacatgcagcagcagatcaTACGGGAAACGTTCCATCTGGTGTCCAAGAGAGACGACAACGTCTGCAACTTCTTGGAGGGTGGGAG TCTCATCGGTGGCTCTGACTACAAGCTGATTTACCGGCACTACGCAACCCTCTACTTTGTCTTCTGTGTGGATTCTTCTGAGAGTGAGCTCGGCATTCTGGACCTGATCCAG GTGTTTGTGGAAACGCTGGATAAATGCTTTGAGAACGTCTGTGAACTGGACCTCATTTTCCACATGGACAAG gTCCATTATATCTTGCAGGAGGTGGTGATGGGAGGCATGGTGCTGGAGACTAACATGAATGAGATTACGGCCCAGGTCGATGTGCAGAACCGCATGGAGaagtcagag ggAGGTCTATCAGCAGCCCCCGCTCGCGCTGTCTCCGCCGTAAAGAACATGAACCTGCCCGAAATCCCCCGCAACATCAACATCGGAGACATCAATATCAAAGTGCCGAGCCTCTCCCCGTTCTGA